The Amblyomma americanum isolate KBUSLIRL-KWMA chromosome 3, ASM5285725v1, whole genome shotgun sequence genome window below encodes:
- the LOC144123719 gene encoding LOW QUALITY PROTEIN: uncharacterized protein LOC144123719 (The sequence of the model RefSeq protein was modified relative to this genomic sequence to represent the inferred CDS: inserted 1 base in 1 codon) — MVRTRGMMASTADSETEESGMTPKTSTDETSNLGESRAPPGGTAQVETGGELPGVAADIEPDSYALRRLELDFELQRLKLEAEERIAMRRAELEFGGARQSPPVSDGSGQRQTGLDPTTQCAKVLKGLRLPADSDVPMWFDEVERMFATYNVPDSSRVHLIIPTLTERVRYLLRGLGDEACRDYEAVKAVVLSELQLSPPEYLERFEGASKRKDETWAQFASRVKTYFEYYLRSRQASSKEEVVSLIVADRMKASLSAEGLEHIRLREGEKWLRPDEVARAMQTFEQAKGKNRAVRQASAQPASKEQAGPRSASLAPSRAAHDGKRQPTCYVCRAAGHLAKDCPRVIQKKDDNRRDARANAVTIADSGTVRDAPASHLVNVLVAEIKVPQREEIRKSRLQQVQLDCAGVPTVAILDTGSEVTVVREDLVPNTYRETTGNIRLVAAFGNTIEAKLVSLPIGLRSSALLLEPQKVRIICALTNKLAEGVDCLLSKEDWELLSQGSQGEAVTVFAETPKSDATIGQPGSEFGTGNETVSEATILETSAEAPPAEFRDEEVTDAPQTLSQREKFRAAHVSDESLRKASSDAKSGKGGMFISEGLLYHWDTIAGARVKQLVLPCERRQEVLLLAHESLWGGHLGARKTRARIKYSFYWPGLEQEVNQHCKTCHGCQIRSDRSIRDRVPITPLTRPEHPFQVVNVDIIGPIDVPSARGHKYAHFLVDLCTRWPEVICLRSLTARATCDALLTVFSRTGVPEVICSDQGTNFTSQLTQALLARLGCSPRFSTPEHPENPDKLAAIRDIHAPTTRKELRSFLGLCGYYREYVKGYAEVASPLTALTKRGVRNPIPWSDEAQRAFEQMRMSVCRATMLSTPDLNKPYWLSTDASEIAAGACLAQMDDGGRERPTAFASHRFTPTQSRWSTIEREAFAVIWALKKFDYWVFGAEINVVSDHNPXYLTACTPHGAKLTRWALALQRYNVAITHRKGANNANADALYRLPNVTWEGADRA, encoded by the exons ATGGTTAGGACGCGGGGCATGATGGCGAGCACGGCGGACAGTGAGACAGAGGAGAGCGGCATGACACCGAAAACATCCACAGATGAAACATCTAACCTAGGGGAAAGCAGAGCGCCCCCGGGAGGGACAGCTCAAGTCGAGACAGGCGGTGAGCTCCCCGGGGTAGCTGCTGATATAGAACCGGATTCTTATGCTTTGCGGCGCCTAGAGCTAGATTTTGAGCTGCAAAGACTCAAACTGGAGGCAGAGGAGCGCATAGCGATGAGGAGGGCTGAACTGGAGTTTGGGGGTGCCAGGCAGTCCCCACCTGTCTCGGATGGGAGCGGGCAGCGGCAGACAGGCCTGGACCCGACCACTCAGTGTGCTAAAGTCCTTAAGGGACTAAGGCTGCCAGCCGACTCAGATGTACCTATGTGGTTTGATGAAGTCGAACGGATGTTTGCGACTTACAACGTCCCCGATTCCAGTAGGGTGCACTTGATTATTCCGACTCTAACGGAGCGGGTGAGGTACTTGTTGCGTGGACTGGGAGACGAAGCGTGCCGTGATTACGAGGCGGTGAAGGCGGTGGTCTTGAGTGAGCTTCAGCTAAGCCCGCCCGAGTATTTAGAGAGGTTCGAAGGAGCGTCTAAACGGAAGGATGAAACATGGGCACAGTTCGCATCAAGGGTAAAAACCTATTTCGAGTATTACCTCCGTTCAAGACAAGCGAGCTCCAAGGAGGAAGTGGTTTCGCTCATAGTAGCTGACCGAATGAAGGCGAGCCTTAGTGCGGAAGGCCTTGAGCACATTCGCTTACGCGAGGGCGAGAAATGGCTTAGGCCAGATGAGGTTGCGCGGGCGATGCAAACTTTCGAGCAGGCGAAAGGAAAGAACCGCGCAGTGAGACAGGCGAGCGCACAGCCAGCAAGCAAAGAACAGGCTGGGCCACGCAGCGCGTCGCTGGCCCCATCACGGGCTGCACACGACGGGAAACGGCAGCCCACATGCTACGTATGTCGAGCTGCAGGTCATCTCGCTAAAGACTGCCCGCGAGTCATTCAAAAGAAAGACGATAACCGTAGAGACGCCCGGGCAAACGCGGTGACAATAGCAGACTCAGGGACTGTCAGGGACGCCCCGGCGAGTCACTTGGTGAACGTTTTGGTCGCAGAAATCAAGGTGCCTCAGCGAGAGGAAATACGAAAGTCCAGGCTGCAACAAGTGCAGCTGGACTGCGCTGGCGTACCCACCGTGGCCATACTGGATACCGGCAGCGAGGTCACCGTTGTGAGGGAGGACCTCGTGCCGAACACGTATCGTGAAACAACGGGCAACATTAGGTTAGTGGCAGCCTTCGGAAACACAATCGAAGCAAAATTAGTAAGTCTCCCCATCGGTCTGAGGTCGTCCGCGTTACTGTTAGAGCCGCAAAAAGTGCGGATTATTTGTGCACTGACCAATAAGCTCGCCGAAGGAGTGGACTGTCTTCTGTCTAAAGAAGACTGGGAGCTGTTATCACAAGGCAGCCAGGGTGAAGCAGTGACAGTCTTTGCTGAGACCCCTAAATCTGACGCGACAATTGGCCAGCCCGGTAGCGAGTTTGGTACAGGAAACGAAACGGTATCTGAGGCGACTATACTTGAAACAAGTGCGGAAGCCCCGCCGGCCGAATTTCGGGATGAGGAAGTGACGGACGCACCGCAGACTCTCAGCCAGCGGGAGAAATTTCGTGCAGCGCATGTGAGCGACGAAAGTCTCCGAAAGGCTTCGTCTGACGCGAAATCCGGAAAGGGGGGCATGTTCATATCGGAGGGACTGCTGTACCACTGGGACACGATCGCTGGTGCCAGGGTTAAGCAGTTGGTGTTGCCCTGCGAAAGACGTCAGGAGGTACTGCTGCTGGCGCATGAGTCCCTGTGGGGAGGCCATCTCGGGGCCAGGAAAACAAGGGCAAGGATAAAATACAGCTTTTATTGGCCTGGCCTCGAACAGGAAGTGAATCAGCACTGTAAAACATGTCACGGGTGCCAAATCCGATCAGACAGGTCGATCCGAGATAGGGTGCCTATCACTCCCCTCACTAGGCCGGAACACCCGTTCCAGGTGGTTAACGTTGATATAATAGGGCCGATTGACGTGCCTTCCGCGCGAGGGCACAAGTATGCACATTTCCTGGTGGACCTATGTACGCGATGGCCTGAAGTGATTTGCTTGCGTTCACTAACAGCAAGAGCGACGTGCGACGCGTTGCTGACAGTGTTTAGTCGCACAGGTGTACCCGAGGTCATATGTAGCGATCAGGGAACAAACTTTACCTCGCAGCTCACACAGGCGTTACTCGCTAGGCTGGGATGTTCGCCCCGCTTTTCTACGCCGGAACATCCAGAGA ACCCTGACAAACTCGCCGCTATACGGGACATACACGCGCCAACGACAAGAAAGGAGCTCCGTAGCTTTCTTGGGCTTTGCGGATACTACCGTGAGTACGTGAAAGGTTACGCGGAAGTCGCCTCACCACTGACAGCTCTCACGAAGCGTGGAGTACGAAACCCAATCCCTTGGTCAGACGAAGCCCAACGGGCGTTCGAGCAAATGAGAATGTCAGTCTGTCGTGCAACTATGCTGAGCACTCCGGATCTTAACAAGCCTTATTGGCTGTCCACAGATGCGTCTGAGATCGCAGCTGGCGCCTGTCTGGCACAAATGGACGATGGTGGTCGGGAGAGGCCGACTGCCTTCGCCAGCCACCGCTTTACTCCGACACAGTCAAGGTGGTCGACAATCGAGCGCGAGGCTTTCGCCGTTATCTGGGCGCTGAAAAAATTTGACTACTGGGTATTTGGGGCGGAAATAAATGTCGTCTCCGACCATAACC CTTATTTGACCGCGTGCACGCCGCATGGGGCAAAGCTGACGAGGTGGGCTCTCGCACTGCAGCGCTACAACGTAGCGATCACCCACCGGAAAGGGGCCAACAATGCGAATGCGGACGCGTTGTATCGCCTCCCCAACGTAACATGGGAGGGAGCAGATCGAGCCTGA